A region from the Mya arenaria isolate MELC-2E11 chromosome 2, ASM2691426v1 genome encodes:
- the LOC128242187 gene encoding N-acetylneuraminate lyase B-like isoform X1 has translation MAHYNQVETTGATYLHIKTQGIDADRIWILKMADFRLHDQIAAPFTPLKEDGEINFDLLDKYADYMVNTHFKGIFVNGSLAEGMSMTIEERKQLADAWMKAAKGRLQVVVHVGANCIKDSQELARHAEQIGVAAIAAFSPSYYKPENIDVLVDVMAAVAGAAPKTPFYYYDINFCTGVYIDQREFMQAAKGRIPTLRGLKNSSRELPASHNCTFVEGCQVLIGSDNQYLSALALGIPGVVVASYLGNLFRDMRTAYQAGQVEKAREFQVVAQNINNIRVKYGGGINVAKAMFKIFSGLDAGSVRLPLRQLSVAEYEAMEKDFRAAGLVEIALPREQ, from the exons ATGGCACATTATAACCAGGTGGAAACTACCGGTGCAACTTATTTACATATAAAGACACAGG GTATAGACGCTGATAGGATTTGGATACTAAAG ATGGCTGACTTTCGTCTACATGACCAAATAGCTGCTCCGTTTACGCCGTTGAAGGAGGATGG GGAAATCAACTTCGACTTGCTGGACAAGTACGCTGACTACATGGTCAATACTCACTTCAAAGGCATCTTCG TTAACGGGTCGTTGGCGGAGGGGATgtcaatgacaatcgaggagAGGAAACAGCTGGCAGACGCTTGGATGAAGGCGGCAAAGGGGCGACTGCAAGTGGTCGTCCACGTGGGTGCAAACTGTATCAAGGACAGTCAAGAGCTG GCTAGACACGCGGAGCAAATCGGGGTCGCCGCCATCGCAGCCTTCAGCCCATCCTACTACAAACCTGAAAACATCG ACGTTCTGGTGGACGTGATGGCAGCCGTAGCTGGGGCAGCCCCTAAAACTCCCTTCTACTACTACGACATTAACTTCTGTACTGGCGTCTATA TTGACCAGCGGGAATTCATGCAGGCGGCGAAGGGGCGGATCCCAACGCTTCGAGGACTGAAGAATTCATCGAGAGAACTTCCGGCCTCGCATAACTGCACATTTGTGGAGGGCTGTCAGGTCCTCATCGGGTCTGACAAT CAATACCTGAGTGCCCTGGCCCTTGGTATCCCGGGAGTAGTGGTGGCGTCGTATCTAGGCAACCTGTTCCGGGACATGCGCACTGCTTACCAGGCCGGCCAGGTCGAGAAAGCAAGGGAGTTCCAG GTCGTGGCACAGAACATCAACAACATAAGGGTGAAGTATGGAG GTGGTATCAACGTAGCCAAGGCGATGTTCAAGATATTCTCCGGCCTTGACGCGGGATCTGTTCGACTTCCATTACGTCAACTTTCAGTGGCAGAATACGAGGCGATGGAGAAAGACTTTCGAGCCGCCGGGCTGGTGGAAATTGCGCTGCCAAGGGAGCAGTGA
- the LOC128242187 gene encoding N-acetylneuraminate lyase B-like isoform X2: MAHYNQVETTGATYLHIKTQDADRIWILKMADFRLHDQIAAPFTPLKEDGEINFDLLDKYADYMVNTHFKGIFVNGSLAEGMSMTIEERKQLADAWMKAAKGRLQVVVHVGANCIKDSQELARHAEQIGVAAIAAFSPSYYKPENIDVLVDVMAAVAGAAPKTPFYYYDINFCTGVYIDQREFMQAAKGRIPTLRGLKNSSRELPASHNCTFVEGCQVLIGSDNQYLSALALGIPGVVVASYLGNLFRDMRTAYQAGQVEKAREFQVVAQNINNIRVKYGGGINVAKAMFKIFSGLDAGSVRLPLRQLSVAEYEAMEKDFRAAGLVEIALPREQ; the protein is encoded by the exons ATGGCACATTATAACCAGGTGGAAACTACCGGTGCAACTTATTTACATATAAAGACACAGG ACGCTGATAGGATTTGGATACTAAAG ATGGCTGACTTTCGTCTACATGACCAAATAGCTGCTCCGTTTACGCCGTTGAAGGAGGATGG GGAAATCAACTTCGACTTGCTGGACAAGTACGCTGACTACATGGTCAATACTCACTTCAAAGGCATCTTCG TTAACGGGTCGTTGGCGGAGGGGATgtcaatgacaatcgaggagAGGAAACAGCTGGCAGACGCTTGGATGAAGGCGGCAAAGGGGCGACTGCAAGTGGTCGTCCACGTGGGTGCAAACTGTATCAAGGACAGTCAAGAGCTG GCTAGACACGCGGAGCAAATCGGGGTCGCCGCCATCGCAGCCTTCAGCCCATCCTACTACAAACCTGAAAACATCG ACGTTCTGGTGGACGTGATGGCAGCCGTAGCTGGGGCAGCCCCTAAAACTCCCTTCTACTACTACGACATTAACTTCTGTACTGGCGTCTATA TTGACCAGCGGGAATTCATGCAGGCGGCGAAGGGGCGGATCCCAACGCTTCGAGGACTGAAGAATTCATCGAGAGAACTTCCGGCCTCGCATAACTGCACATTTGTGGAGGGCTGTCAGGTCCTCATCGGGTCTGACAAT CAATACCTGAGTGCCCTGGCCCTTGGTATCCCGGGAGTAGTGGTGGCGTCGTATCTAGGCAACCTGTTCCGGGACATGCGCACTGCTTACCAGGCCGGCCAGGTCGAGAAAGCAAGGGAGTTCCAG GTCGTGGCACAGAACATCAACAACATAAGGGTGAAGTATGGAG GTGGTATCAACGTAGCCAAGGCGATGTTCAAGATATTCTCCGGCCTTGACGCGGGATCTGTTCGACTTCCATTACGTCAACTTTCAGTGGCAGAATACGAGGCGATGGAGAAAGACTTTCGAGCCGCCGGGCTGGTGGAAATTGCGCTGCCAAGGGAGCAGTGA
- the LOC128242201 gene encoding copine family protein 1-like, which yields MSGFTDNFTASSISRSFLFVTGATDHSNALGHEADGENSAVVIEDRFQSYNEVRKEILKDIKTCSYMIAIDYTLSNISQGQHTNEGKSLHDLTGVNPYQRVILALGETLEPFKEEADEILIVGFGDKKVKDKGTFRLSQERCETFYDVFNAYNEVTKHIQLSGPTNFAPVIYEAINTVKRTLKYHILIIVADGQVVEEKLTHDAIIEASHYPLSIVVIGVGDGPWGVMEDWDDRIRGRKFDNLQFVDYHKVTSKAKNPDVALALAALMEIPDQYREIKELGLLDKLYQEVKMETSSRKDHSVNL from the exons ATGAGCGGATTTACAGACAACTTTACGGCTTCTTCCATATCAAGATCTTTTCTATTTGTTACGGGTGCAACAGACCATTCTAATGCCCTTGGACACGAAGCAGATGGTGAGAATAGCGCTGTTGTCATAGAGGATCGATTTCAAAGTTATAATGAGGTTCGGAAAGAAATTCTCAAAGACATAAAGACATGTAGTTATATGATAG CCATAGATTACACATTGAGCAACATATCCCAGGGGCAACATACGAACGAGGGAAAGAGTTTACATGACCTCACCGGTGTAAACCCCTACCAGAGG GTCATTTTAGCACTTGGTGAGACATTAGAACCATTTAAAGAAGAAGCTGATGAAATACTGATAGTGGGTTTTGGTGACAAGAAGGTTAAAGACAAAGGCACATTCAGGCTTTCGCAG GAACGTTGTGAAACATTTTACGATGTTTTCAATGCGTATAATGAAGTTACCAAACACATACAATTGTCAGGGCCAACCAACTTCGCCCCTGTTATCTACGAAGCGATAAACACCGTCAAAAGAACGTTAAAG TACCACATTTTAATCATTGTGGCGGACGGCCAGGTGGTCGAGGAGAAGCTGACCCATGACGCCATTATAGAAGCCTCTCACTACCCACTCTCTATAGTGGTCATCGGTGTCGGGGACGGACCCTGGGGCGTGATGGAAGACTGGGACGACAGAATCCGGGGAAGGAAGTTCGACAACCTCCAGTTCGTTGATTATCACAAGGTCACAAGCAAGGCCAAAAATCCGGATGTCGCATTAGCGCTTGCGGCACTCATGGAAATCCCTGATCAGTACCGAGAAATCAAAGAGCTCGGTCTATTGGACAAACTTTATCAAGAAGTCAAAATGGAAACCTCTTCTCGAAAGGATCATAGTGTGAATTTGTAA
- the LOC128242208 gene encoding ras-related protein Rap-2a-like encodes MPMERDSKMQNFRVVVMGTAGVGKSSIISKFMHDKFTESHKETIEELHRHRMRFESVSVDIDILDTSGSHQFPAMRKLAIATGDAFLLVFSGNDPESFETVKQLRDEIREQKQKGQYSIVVVANKTDLNIEEKHSHAVTESVVCMDWGEKFVTTSAKTGDNIDIVFQALEHEIRERITLVKKRLSFFKRISMPVMRIANSETARTGLMKIKSRAHSMEN; translated from the coding sequence ATGCCAATGGAAAGGGACTCTAAAATGCAGAACTTTCGGGTCGTAGTCATGGGGACGGCTGGCGTCGGGAAAAGTTCTATTATAAGCAAATTCATGCACGACAAATTCACTGAAAGCCATAAAGAAACTATAGAGGAACTGCACAGACACCGGATGCGGTTTGAAAGTGTGAGTGTTGATATCGACATTCTGGACACGTCCGGCTCTCATCAGTTCCCTGCGATGAGAAAACTTGCAATAGCTACAGGAGATGCTTTCCTACTCGTGTTCTCTGGTAACGATCCAGAAAGCTTTGAAACTGTTAAACAACTTCGAGATGAAATAAGAGAGCAGAAACAAAAGGGACAGTACTCGATTGTTGTTGTCgcaaataaaactgatttaaacatTGAGGAAAAGCACTCACATGCGGTGACCGAGTCGGTTGTATGTATGGACTGGGGAGAAAAGTTTGTAACTACATCCGCGAAAACAGGtgacaatattgatattgtcTTTCAAGCCCTTGAACATGAAATTAGAGAAAGAATTACGCTGGTAAAGAAACGTCTCTCTTTTTTCAAAAGGATTTCAATGCCAGTGATGAGAATAGCCAACTCGGAAACGGCAAGGACAGGACTTATGAAGATCAAATCTCGAGCACATTCGATggaaaattga